The Stratiformator vulcanicus genome has a segment encoding these proteins:
- a CDS encoding dihydroorotate dehydrogenase translates to MSRLSVRLNRLTLSNPILVASGTFGYAREMAEFVDFSKIGGVIPKTVTPLPRAGNPPPRTVETPSGLLNSIGLDNDGLDAFIQKHLEYLTGLPTALIVNIAGKNEAEFVAMASRLAEFDGIAALELNISCPNVSGGVDYGTDPDKAAAVVRGVVDACPFPVIAKLTPNVTSVPVIAQAAAEAGADAVSLINTFQGMAIDWRRRQPILGNGIGGLSGPAIKPLALRIVWQVAQAVDVPIIGIGGIQSIDDVMEFLVAGATAVQVGTANFYKPGLSSDLTAQLEAIVVEADCDDVTQFVGTLGPAKTAVQAGTPRG, encoded by the coding sequence ATGAGCCGACTTTCCGTCCGTTTGAATCGGCTTACGCTGTCGAATCCGATCCTGGTCGCATCGGGAACATTCGGCTACGCGCGGGAAATGGCTGAGTTCGTCGACTTCTCCAAGATCGGCGGCGTGATTCCTAAGACTGTCACCCCGCTTCCACGCGCGGGCAATCCGCCGCCGCGGACCGTTGAGACACCGTCGGGCCTGTTGAACTCGATCGGCCTCGACAACGACGGGCTCGACGCTTTCATCCAAAAGCATCTTGAGTATCTGACCGGATTGCCGACGGCTCTGATCGTCAACATCGCCGGAAAGAACGAAGCCGAGTTCGTGGCGATGGCATCGCGATTGGCCGAGTTCGATGGGATCGCGGCCCTCGAACTCAACATTTCCTGCCCGAACGTCAGTGGCGGTGTCGACTACGGGACCGATCCGGACAAGGCCGCGGCTGTCGTTCGCGGCGTCGTCGATGCCTGTCCGTTCCCGGTGATTGCCAAACTGACGCCAAACGTCACGAGCGTCCCCGTTATCGCTCAGGCAGCGGCCGAAGCGGGGGCCGATGCGGTTTCGCTAATCAACACCTTTCAGGGCATGGCGATCGACTGGCGCCGCCGGCAACCGATCCTCGGCAACGGCATCGGCGGCCTGTCCGGACCAGCGATCAAACCGCTGGCTTTGCGGATCGTGTGGCAGGTGGCTCAGGCCGTTGATGTCCCGATCATCGGTATCGGGGGCATTCAGTCGATCGACGACGTGATGGAGTTCCTCGTCGCCGGGGCTACCGCCGTGCAGGTCGGAACCGCGAACTTCTACAAGCCGGGGCTGTCTTCCGATCTGACGGCGCAACTTGAGGCGATCGTTGTAGAGGCCGATTGCGACGACGTCACACAATTCGTCGGAACCCTCGGCCCGGCCAAGACCGCGGTTCAAGCCGGGACGCCGCGCGGGTAG
- a CDS encoding RNA polymerase sigma factor has protein sequence MYGTIEINGRFLIEQRDSIAASPIDLGKLHSEIAHELQAYITGIVHDPDIAGELVQDAFARLVERPAPSDLRSAKAWAYRVAHNVAIDWCRSKRRERKHVGQAWWLRPRETEDEGIDCLLKAEQKVRIRQAIDRLPAEQRFVVERRIFQGRKFAVIAEELGVPLGTVLTRMRLAMVKLSRSLSDEKNP, from the coding sequence GTGTACGGGACAATCGAAATCAACGGTCGATTTTTGATTGAACAGCGTGATTCGATCGCAGCAAGTCCGATTGATCTCGGTAAGTTACATTCCGAGATCGCGCACGAGTTGCAGGCGTACATCACCGGCATTGTGCATGACCCGGATATCGCCGGGGAACTGGTACAGGACGCTTTTGCCCGATTGGTCGAGCGTCCTGCGCCATCAGATTTGCGGTCGGCCAAAGCGTGGGCATATCGCGTTGCCCACAACGTGGCGATCGATTGGTGCCGGAGTAAACGCAGAGAACGGAAGCATGTCGGGCAAGCATGGTGGCTGCGTCCTCGGGAGACTGAGGATGAAGGCATCGATTGCCTTTTAAAGGCTGAGCAGAAAGTCAGGATTCGGCAGGCGATCGATCGTCTGCCCGCGGAGCAGAGATTTGTCGTCGAACGACGCATTTTTCAAGGAAGAAAGTTTGCCGTCATCGCAGAGGAACTTGGCGTTCCCCTCGGAACCGTTCTGACGCGGATGCGTTTGGCGATGGTCAAGTTGTCGCGGTCCTTATCCGACGAGAAGAACCCATGA
- a CDS encoding flagellar hook basal-body protein, with protein sequence MHRRLMAAQVGIGCSFFCVFGLSQIALGQLAEKGVDPGTAFLQVAASPTVEQVEGHFLRVRMRTSRPVEAQRPEDSSGRTEQLPTRYLQTQRNFQTQRAQRPNAWVRAAVRVAGSKKDGPEFFEAPLRRSADAADDLFDDSPVPEPLPVPENASPVPESAYIRDLIDLALPHAGHDEREIWEEQLEDLAPNAAMDLLEIRRRLGSPTKSFGPLLPQTEPSTAQLFEVSLPSHSDEVAWVSDSIRHLKAAERQILSNIANASTPGYTRREAVLGPADPMRNSAGGMTEQTTQGVEQFGLRFDLSDGSLRKTGRVFDLAVEGAGFLVVANGKQMAVTKSASFVRDNEGRLVLDGNFREWELQHPIVVPAASFDLRIGQDGSVMCRLPDSRQPTALGRITIVRFVDPSHLEPLGPLLWEPTVASGDPVPASDDDADFGTIRSGFLTESNVDLDAEVEALDQIRRQIELLERSEPRSSLVDRAPAPPSRSAMSDPTDSQFPIR encoded by the coding sequence ATGCATCGGCGACTCATGGCGGCTCAAGTCGGTATCGGCTGTTCTTTCTTCTGCGTATTCGGCTTGAGCCAGATCGCGCTGGGCCAACTCGCTGAGAAGGGGGTCGACCCGGGAACCGCGTTTCTCCAAGTCGCGGCATCGCCGACGGTTGAGCAAGTCGAAGGTCATTTTTTGCGGGTGAGGATGCGAACGTCTCGACCTGTCGAAGCACAACGACCTGAAGATAGCTCCGGCCGAACGGAGCAATTGCCGACAAGATATTTGCAGACTCAACGTAATTTTCAGACACAACGTGCCCAACGCCCCAACGCGTGGGTGCGGGCTGCCGTCCGTGTTGCCGGTTCGAAGAAAGACGGCCCCGAGTTCTTCGAGGCTCCGCTGAGGCGATCGGCCGATGCCGCGGACGACTTGTTTGATGACTCCCCCGTTCCCGAGCCGCTGCCGGTTCCAGAGAACGCGTCGCCGGTGCCTGAGTCGGCCTATATCCGTGACTTGATCGATCTCGCGTTGCCTCACGCGGGTCACGATGAGCGGGAAATTTGGGAGGAACAACTCGAAGATCTGGCCCCGAACGCGGCGATGGACCTGTTGGAAATCCGTCGTCGACTCGGTTCGCCGACCAAGAGTTTTGGCCCGCTGCTTCCGCAGACGGAGCCGTCGACGGCTCAGTTGTTTGAGGTGTCACTGCCATCGCATTCTGACGAGGTGGCGTGGGTGTCGGATTCAATCAGGCATTTGAAGGCCGCTGAACGGCAAATACTGAGCAATATCGCGAACGCGTCGACTCCCGGTTACACGCGGCGTGAAGCCGTGCTCGGCCCTGCCGACCCGATGCGAAATTCCGCCGGCGGAATGACCGAACAGACGACGCAAGGGGTTGAACAATTCGGGCTGCGGTTCGATCTCTCGGACGGCTCGCTACGAAAAACCGGCCGCGTGTTCGACCTGGCCGTCGAAGGGGCGGGTTTTCTCGTTGTGGCCAATGGAAAGCAGATGGCCGTCACGAAGAGTGCCTCATTTGTCCGCGATAATGAAGGGCGACTCGTCCTGGACGGAAATTTCAGAGAGTGGGAACTGCAACATCCGATCGTCGTCCCGGCGGCCAGTTTCGACCTGCGGATTGGGCAAGACGGTTCCGTGATGTGCCGACTACCCGATTCCCGACAACCGACGGCACTCGGGCGGATCACTATCGTCCGATTCGTAGATCCGTCTCACTTGGAGCCACTCGGTCCACTCCTTTGGGAACCGACCGTGGCGTCGGGCGATCCGGTACCCGCATCGGACGACGACGCCGACTTCGGCACGATTCGCTCGGGCTTCCTCACCGAATCGAATGTCGATCTCGACGCCGAAGTCGAGGCGCTCGATCAAATCCGTCGACAGATCGAGTTGCTGGAGCGGTCCGAGCCGCGTTCGTCACTTGTCGACCGCGCCCCCGCTCCGCCGAGCCGGTCGGCCATGTCAGATCCGACAGATTCTCAGTTTCCGATCCGTTGA
- a CDS encoding DUF6268 family outer membrane beta-barrel protein, translated as MDVALLCAAALLAAPPDTESDGSFSSYHFAEGYDEVVRAQSPFYDELPPPGGDFGNPPTTFDPGGIPPSNGPGFPAQPPPTGPYNGDPFAAPGGTFGAPVPQYGSGGSFYTYGTNGPQPYRPGYSFDFDAGYLFDSGASSPYGSLAITEFDLELANTKIFGNGTAFTFANEFDVRLFDGPTSPNLGVFNGVPADVYRFGWDFVLDVPVAPQWSAQLAFNPSINTDFGNGLSREAFQFDGRGVLFYQASPQFTFAGGVGYWDRLDDMIIPYGGIIWTPNDRWEIRALFPKSRITYFAGHMWGKPTWIYADIEYNVESWEVERGGRRDQMQMEDVRLVLGARKDQGWGTTFIEGGYVFNREFDFKRGGGFGVDDGAIIRGGIRF; from the coding sequence GTGGACGTCGCCCTGCTGTGTGCGGCTGCGCTGTTGGCAGCGCCGCCGGATACGGAGTCGGACGGTTCGTTTTCGTCGTATCACTTCGCCGAAGGATACGATGAGGTCGTACGCGCCCAGTCTCCGTTTTACGACGAACTCCCCCCGCCGGGCGGAGATTTCGGCAATCCCCCAACGACGTTCGACCCCGGTGGCATCCCGCCGTCGAATGGTCCGGGCTTTCCCGCTCAACCTCCGCCGACGGGTCCCTACAACGGCGATCCGTTCGCCGCGCCGGGCGGAACGTTCGGAGCGCCGGTTCCGCAATACGGATCGGGTGGGTCGTTCTACACTTATGGCACAAACGGCCCGCAGCCGTATCGGCCGGGCTACTCTTTCGATTTCGACGCCGGCTACCTGTTCGATTCGGGGGCGTCTTCCCCGTACGGTTCTCTTGCGATCACCGAATTCGACCTCGAACTGGCAAATACGAAAATTTTCGGAAACGGCACCGCATTCACCTTCGCGAACGAGTTCGACGTCCGGCTGTTCGACGGTCCGACATCACCGAATTTGGGCGTGTTTAACGGAGTTCCCGCCGACGTTTACCGCTTCGGCTGGGACTTCGTGCTCGACGTCCCCGTTGCTCCCCAGTGGAGCGCCCAATTGGCCTTCAACCCGTCGATCAACACCGACTTTGGAAACGGACTGTCGCGCGAAGCGTTCCAGTTCGACGGTCGCGGTGTCTTGTTCTATCAGGCTTCGCCGCAATTTACGTTCGCCGGCGGTGTGGGCTATTGGGACCGGCTCGACGACATGATCATTCCCTACGGCGGTATCATCTGGACGCCGAACGACCGGTGGGAAATTCGGGCCCTGTTCCCGAAGTCCCGAATCACGTACTTTGCCGGTCACATGTGGGGAAAACCAACATGGATTTATGCGGACATCGAATACAACGTGGAGAGTTGGGAAGTCGAACGCGGCGGTCGACGTGATCAGATGCAAATGGAAGACGTCCGCCTGGTTCTCGGTGCTCGCAAAGATCAGGGCTGGGGCACAACCTTCATTGAAGGCGGATACGTCTTTAATCGCGAATTCGACTTTAAGCGCGGTGGCGGCTTCGGCGTCGACGACGGTGCCATCATCCGCGGCGGCATTCGTTTCTAA
- the acpS gene encoding holo-ACP synthase, translating to MFAGLGTDIVEVQRIAEMIERHGEHFLERTFTDGERAYCDRHKNSAQNYAGRWAAKEAAMKALGTGFIKGIRWTEVEVVNLKSGAPKLVLHGGTKEFALKLGIAEIAISISHSKEYATSTAIALRGVATREQREEE from the coding sequence ATGTTCGCCGGACTCGGAACTGATATTGTCGAAGTGCAGCGGATCGCCGAGATGATCGAGCGGCACGGGGAGCACTTTTTGGAGCGAACCTTCACCGACGGTGAGCGGGCCTATTGCGACCGGCATAAAAACTCGGCCCAGAATTACGCCGGCCGTTGGGCTGCCAAAGAAGCTGCAATGAAGGCCCTCGGCACCGGATTCATCAAGGGCATTCGCTGGACCGAGGTGGAAGTAGTGAACCTGAAAAGCGGCGCACCGAAACTCGTACTGCACGGCGGCACGAAAGAGTTCGCCTTGAAGCTCGGCATCGCCGAGATCGCGATCTCCATTTCGCATTCCAAGGAGTACGCGACATCAACGGCGATTGCTCTCCGAGGAGTAGCGACGCGCGAGCAGCGCGAGGAGGAGTAA
- the arfB gene encoding alternative ribosome rescue aminoacyl-tRNA hydrolase ArfB produces the protein MSDAIESTVPNRPDKRLRVSPTVSIDRAEFTVTYVRSSGPGGQNVNKVATKACLRWSPLESPSLPERVRTRFRALFGSRLTNDGEIILMSQRYRDRTKNRDDCIERLRKMLLEAATQPKKRRPTRPSKGSKQRRLDAKKRRSETKRLRGRPDQ, from the coding sequence ATGAGCGACGCAATCGAATCGACAGTCCCGAACCGGCCGGATAAAAGACTGCGCGTGTCGCCGACCGTCTCGATCGACCGCGCCGAGTTCACGGTCACGTATGTCCGCAGTTCCGGTCCCGGCGGTCAGAACGTCAACAAGGTCGCCACGAAAGCCTGCCTGCGCTGGAGCCCGCTGGAGTCGCCGAGCCTACCGGAGCGCGTGCGGACTCGGTTTCGTGCCCTATTCGGCTCGCGGCTGACGAATGACGGTGAAATCATTCTCATGAGCCAGCGGTATCGCGATCGAACGAAGAACCGCGATGACTGCATCGAACGATTGCGGAAGATGCTGTTGGAGGCGGCCACGCAACCGAAAAAACGCCGACCGACGCGTCCCTCGAAGGGGTCAAAGCAACGTCGGCTGGATGCGAAGAAACGGCGTTCGGAAACCAAACGGCTGCGGGGCCGGCCGGACCAGTGA
- the trpS gene encoding tryptophan--tRNA ligase, whose protein sequence is MKVLSGIQPTGRFHWGNYFGAIKQYIELQTAEQAFYFIADLHAMTTIRGEPETLAGFSRDAAIDLLSLGLDPNQAVLFRQSDVPEITELYWALLTITQMHLLDKGHSFKEKKDRGLPADAGLYTYPILQAADILLYDSDTVPVGADQVQHIEITRDLAARFNHIYGETLVLPKAHVVEATGKVVGTDGEKMSKSYGNTIDIFEPTPKKLRKKIMAIKTDSTPVEDPKEPEGDSVFTLYKLFADDQQQAALAERYRAGGMGYGDAKQTLYEAAMDYFGPAFEKRQELEEDLDTVEDVLRAGAEKARAKGAEVLDRVRSAVGFKKRSSAP, encoded by the coding sequence ATGAAAGTCCTCTCCGGCATCCAGCCCACCGGCCGTTTTCACTGGGGCAACTACTTCGGCGCGATCAAGCAGTACATTGAACTGCAGACCGCCGAGCAGGCCTTCTATTTCATCGCCGACCTGCACGCGATGACCACCATCCGCGGCGAACCGGAAACCCTCGCCGGGTTCAGTCGCGACGCGGCGATTGATCTTTTATCGCTGGGTCTCGATCCGAATCAGGCGGTGCTGTTTCGGCAGTCGGACGTGCCGGAGATCACGGAGTTATACTGGGCTCTGCTGACGATCACGCAGATGCACCTGCTCGACAAGGGCCACTCGTTCAAAGAGAAGAAGGACCGCGGCCTCCCCGCCGATGCGGGCCTCTACACCTATCCCATTTTGCAGGCGGCTGACATTCTGCTGTACGACTCCGACACCGTGCCCGTCGGGGCCGATCAGGTACAGCACATCGAGATCACACGCGACCTCGCCGCGCGGTTCAATCACATCTACGGCGAAACACTTGTGCTGCCCAAGGCGCACGTCGTCGAGGCCACCGGCAAGGTCGTCGGCACCGACGGCGAGAAGATGTCCAAGAGCTACGGCAACACGATCGATATTTTCGAGCCGACGCCTAAGAAACTCCGCAAGAAGATCATGGCGATCAAGACCGACTCCACCCCGGTTGAAGACCCCAAGGAGCCCGAAGGCGACTCAGTCTTCACCCTTTACAAGCTGTTCGCCGACGACCAACAGCAGGCCGCCCTCGCCGAGCGCTACCGCGCCGGCGGCATGGGTTACGGCGACGCCAAGCAAACTCTCTACGAAGCGGCGATGGACTACTTCGGCCCGGCGTTCGAGAAGCGACAGGAACTAGAGGAAGACCTCGATACGGTTGAAGATGTCCTGCGAGCCGGTGCGGAAAAGGCGCGGGCGAAGGGAGCGGAGGTATTGGATCGCGTACGGTCGGCGGTGGGGTTTAAGAAACGATCGAGCGCTCCCTAA
- a CDS encoding lactate racemase domain-containing protein: MLPVRQIFDAQSVEDVTAATHDTLNKAEVAKSVRPGESVAITVGSRGIANLKALVRAQIEFFQAAGAKPFIVPAMGSHGGGNSEGQRALLAGFDLTEESLGVEICSTMETVILGRTDEGIEIHFAKPAFEADHVIVFNRVKPHTDFAGPIESGLHKMLMIGLGKRSGAEIYHRHCRGESFEPIASKIVPLLLEKCPVLCGLAVVENAREETAHVEAVRPESFASREPELLQMARKWMPRLPVNEVDLLIIDQFGKEISGTGMDMNVVGRKFLRHFPSDRESVRCKRIFVRSVTVKSKGNGCGIGYADFTNDRTVAAIDREITGINCVTSGHVSGAHIPVSFPTDRECIETALRTIGPTPPQEARVVRILDTLHLESVEVSESCLPDIAANPQSEPSGPVRSFQFDSDGNLTRLSDQHSG; encoded by the coding sequence ATGTTACCCGTCAGACAGATATTCGACGCACAATCTGTCGAGGACGTCACCGCGGCTACTCACGACACTTTAAACAAAGCCGAGGTTGCCAAGAGCGTTCGCCCCGGTGAATCGGTAGCAATCACGGTCGGCAGTCGCGGCATCGCCAATCTCAAGGCCCTCGTCCGCGCACAGATCGAGTTCTTTCAGGCAGCCGGGGCCAAACCCTTCATCGTCCCAGCGATGGGCAGCCACGGCGGTGGTAATTCAGAGGGGCAACGTGCTCTGCTCGCGGGATTCGACCTGACCGAAGAATCGCTGGGAGTCGAAATTTGTTCGACGATGGAGACCGTTATTCTCGGCCGGACGGACGAAGGGATCGAAATCCACTTCGCAAAACCGGCGTTCGAAGCGGACCACGTCATCGTATTCAACAGGGTCAAACCGCACACCGACTTCGCCGGGCCGATCGAGAGCGGATTGCACAAAATGCTGATGATCGGCCTCGGCAAACGCAGCGGGGCCGAGATCTATCACCGCCACTGCCGTGGCGAAAGTTTTGAACCGATCGCGTCGAAGATCGTACCGCTTTTGTTGGAGAAATGCCCGGTCTTGTGCGGGCTCGCTGTTGTGGAGAACGCCCGCGAAGAAACCGCGCACGTCGAAGCGGTCCGGCCGGAGAGCTTCGCATCTCGTGAGCCGGAGTTGCTGCAAATGGCCCGCAAATGGATGCCCCGTCTCCCGGTCAACGAGGTTGACCTGCTGATTATTGACCAGTTCGGCAAGGAGATCAGCGGAACGGGTATGGACATGAACGTCGTCGGGCGAAAATTTCTGCGGCACTTCCCGTCCGATCGCGAATCGGTGCGCTGCAAGCGCATCTTTGTTCGCAGCGTGACCGTGAAATCAAAAGGGAACGGCTGCGGCATCGGCTATGCAGACTTTACCAACGACCGAACCGTCGCCGCGATTGATCGCGAAATCACCGGAATCAACTGCGTCACCAGCGGTCACGTCAGCGGTGCTCACATCCCGGTTTCGTTCCCGACCGATCGTGAATGCATTGAAACTGCCTTGCGAACGATCGGCCCGACGCCGCCGCAGGAGGCGCGCGTTGTTCGGATCCTCGACACGCTTCATCTCGAATCGGTCGAGGTCAGTGAATCCTGTCTGCCCGACATCGCTGCCAATCCGCAATCGGAACCTTCGGGCCCGGTGCGATCGTTTCAATTCGATTCCGACGGCAATCTCACCCGGCTCTCTGATCAGCACAGCGGGTGA
- a CDS encoding NTP transferase domain-containing protein codes for MTAIILAAGKGTRMKSELPKVAHEISGRPMIEYVLDAARGAGVSRMIVVVGYGADEVQALLSHHTDVEFVLQEEQLGTGHAVMMVEPAMKNAQGPVLVLAGDTPLLKSTSLQALLDEQQSHAAACVVGSAMTKNNKGLGRIVRDESGNFIRIVEERDASEAQRAIQEINTGCYAFRAPDLLSALKKLKPENDQAEYYLTDCAAILLADGKAVRAAPVFAIEEAMGVNTREQLQEVERVLSER; via the coding sequence GTGACGGCGATCATTCTGGCCGCGGGCAAAGGCACGCGGATGAAGTCAGAGCTTCCCAAAGTCGCCCATGAAATATCGGGTCGGCCCATGATCGAATACGTCCTCGACGCGGCCCGCGGCGCCGGGGTGAGCCGCATGATCGTGGTTGTGGGTTACGGAGCCGACGAAGTCCAAGCATTGCTATCGCATCACACCGACGTCGAATTTGTATTGCAGGAAGAGCAATTGGGGACCGGTCACGCCGTGATGATGGTCGAACCGGCAATGAAAAACGCGCAGGGTCCGGTCCTCGTCCTCGCCGGCGACACGCCATTGCTGAAGTCGACCTCACTGCAGGCGCTGCTCGACGAACAACAATCGCACGCCGCCGCCTGCGTTGTCGGTTCGGCGATGACCAAGAACAATAAAGGTCTCGGCCGGATCGTCCGCGATGAGTCCGGCAACTTTATAAGAATTGTTGAAGAGCGCGATGCGTCCGAGGCGCAGCGGGCGATTCAAGAAATTAATACCGGCTGCTATGCCTTCCGTGCGCCGGACCTGCTGTCGGCGCTGAAAAAATTAAAGCCGGAGAACGATCAAGCGGAATATTATCTCACCGATTGCGCCGCAATTCTGCTAGCAGACGGCAAGGCGGTCCGAGCCGCCCCCGTGTTTGCCATCGAGGAAGCCATGGGCGTGAATACGCGGGAGCAACTTCAAGAAGTTGAGCGGGTCTTGAGTGAGAGGTAG